The Flavobacterium piscisymbiosum genome includes a region encoding these proteins:
- a CDS encoding SusC/RagA family TonB-linked outer membrane protein encodes MKKIFLIFMIVFTAQVSLAQVKSVKGVITDSDGLPLPGASVAVQGGQKGATTDFDGLYTVEVQKGQTLVFTYVGLETQKIVVGDAATINVKMAVAASNALTEVVVTSLGLKKTRKSLTYSAQELKGEELTRVKDANVINTIAGKIAGVAVTKSSGGTGGSTKVLIRGNSSIMNSQPLYVIDGIPLYNGSSNQQGNYNASNDSFGSTAGGNRDGGDVVSLINPDDYEGMTVLKGAAASVLYGSQGANGVILLSSKKTKENTSNLAVSSVTTFESVHSLPEFQYEYGTANAQKSWGGKVSSNDFVKDFFNTGVTQITSAAFTTGTDVSSTSLSYANTSASGVIEGNGLKKNNFGIRQTGKFFDNKLTVSADAKYTSQTIDNRPVNGLYSNPLTGVYLFQRGNDFNYYKDNFETFIPSRNLYGQNFYSAPNADIYVQNPYWLINRNKSVDKDNFFNGNLALEYKANNWLSIAARYSYNRVENDYDKKIYATTNTSLSNINGRYINVGTLSTQRYGDLIAKINTNFNEDFSFNAIVGASINNTLANQSTTLDSGIVGGLVNANLFTLGNFGEASGLDNLSLQATGSSREVQSIFGSATFGYKNMLYLDVTGRNDWSSTLVNTDTGSYFYPSVGVTALLSEMTTMPDWINFGKVRGTYAQVGNDVSAFVTSPKSTVQGGNLIPPTVGPRPGDGLKPELKSEFEFGTEWRMFNNRLGFEISYYNSETKNQYIQIPAPATNPYGYTNYGINAGSIENKGFEVVLTGKIIAGDKFSWDTTINYSQNRNKVKEIPEELGGTIPLTPVNNINYRYVLTEGKPFGVIEGKHIVKNDQGEIVLDDKGNVALEAGLREVGNANPDFMLGWSNTFKFGAFTANFLIDGRFGGDVMSITESMNDFYGVSKRSGDARNAGGVAVNAVKPDGTKVTSMPAEQYYTTVAGVNGATAEYVYDATNVSLREVSLGYTFNKKVLPFVNTATLSLIARNLFFIYKDAPFDPNIALSTGQGLQGVDIYGLPSTRSIGLNLNVTF; translated from the coding sequence ATGAAAAAAATTTTCTTAATCTTTATGATTGTTTTTACGGCGCAAGTTTCTCTTGCACAAGTAAAGAGTGTCAAAGGTGTGATTACAGATTCTGATGGGTTGCCGTTGCCAGGGGCGTCCGTTGCAGTACAAGGAGGTCAAAAAGGTGCTACTACCGATTTTGATGGTTTGTACACAGTTGAAGTACAAAAAGGACAGACTTTAGTTTTTACTTATGTAGGTCTTGAAACTCAAAAAATAGTTGTAGGCGATGCCGCTACAATTAATGTTAAAATGGCTGTTGCAGCATCAAATGCTCTTACGGAGGTTGTTGTAACTTCATTAGGTCTTAAGAAAACTAGAAAATCATTAACTTATTCGGCTCAGGAACTTAAAGGAGAAGAACTAACTCGTGTAAAAGATGCCAACGTTATCAATACAATTGCTGGTAAAATTGCCGGTGTTGCTGTAACAAAAAGTTCTGGAGGTACTGGAGGATCTACTAAGGTACTTATCCGTGGTAACTCTTCTATTATGAACAGCCAGCCACTTTACGTTATTGATGGTATTCCTTTATATAATGGTTCTTCAAATCAGCAGGGTAATTATAATGCTTCAAACGATTCATTTGGTAGTACTGCCGGAGGTAACCGTGATGGAGGAGATGTTGTTTCTTTGATTAATCCAGACGACTACGAAGGAATGACTGTACTTAAAGGTGCAGCAGCTTCTGTATTATACGGATCTCAGGGAGCAAATGGAGTTATCTTATTGTCTTCTAAAAAGACGAAAGAAAACACATCTAATTTAGCTGTGTCTTCTGTTACTACTTTTGAATCTGTTCATTCATTACCAGAATTTCAGTATGAATATGGAACAGCAAATGCACAAAAATCTTGGGGAGGAAAAGTATCATCAAATGATTTTGTAAAAGACTTCTTTAATACGGGAGTTACACAAATTACTTCTGCTGCCTTTACAACTGGAACAGATGTTTCTTCAACAAGTTTATCTTACGCTAACACATCTGCTTCAGGAGTTATTGAAGGGAACGGCTTAAAGAAAAACAACTTTGGAATCCGCCAGACAGGTAAATTTTTCGATAATAAATTAACTGTTTCTGCTGATGCAAAATATACAAGCCAAACTATTGATAACAGACCTGTAAACGGACTTTACTCAAACCCATTAACGGGAGTTTATTTGTTCCAAAGAGGAAATGACTTTAATTATTATAAAGATAATTTCGAAACATTTATTCCTTCTAGAAACCTATACGGTCAAAACTTTTACAGTGCACCAAATGCTGATATTTATGTTCAGAATCCTTATTGGTTAATCAATAGAAACAAATCTGTTGATAAAGATAATTTCTTCAACGGAAATTTAGCTTTAGAATACAAAGCAAACAATTGGTTAAGCATTGCTGCAAGATATAGCTACAATAGAGTTGAAAACGATTATGATAAAAAGATTTATGCTACAACCAATACTTCTTTATCTAATATAAACGGTAGATATATAAACGTTGGAACATTAAGCACACAGCGTTACGGAGATTTGATTGCTAAAATTAATACTAACTTCAACGAAGATTTTAGCTTTAATGCTATCGTAGGAGCAAGTATCAATAACACATTAGCAAATCAATCGACTACTTTAGATTCTGGTATTGTTGGCGGACTTGTTAACGCTAACTTGTTTACATTAGGAAATTTTGGAGAAGCATCAGGACTAGATAATCTAAGTCTTCAGGCTACAGGTTCTTCCAGAGAAGTTCAGTCGATCTTTGGTTCTGCAACTTTTGGTTATAAAAACATGTTATATTTAGACGTTACAGGACGTAACGACTGGTCCTCTACTTTAGTAAATACAGATACAGGGTCATATTTTTATCCATCTGTAGGGGTTACAGCTCTTTTAAGCGAAATGACTACTATGCCAGACTGGATTAACTTCGGAAAAGTGAGAGGAACATATGCTCAAGTGGGTAATGACGTTTCTGCTTTCGTAACTTCACCGAAATCAACTGTTCAAGGAGGTAACCTTATTCCTCCTACGGTAGGACCAAGACCAGGTGATGGATTAAAACCAGAACTAAAATCAGAATTTGAATTTGGTACTGAGTGGAGAATGTTTAATAACAGATTAGGTTTTGAAATTTCGTATTACAATTCAGAAACTAAAAATCAATACATTCAGATTCCTGCACCTGCAACAAATCCTTACGGTTATACGAATTACGGAATTAATGCAGGAAGTATCGAAAACAAAGGTTTTGAGGTTGTTCTTACCGGAAAAATCATTGCCGGAGATAAATTTTCATGGGATACAACAATCAACTATTCTCAAAACAGAAATAAAGTTAAAGAAATTCCTGAGGAATTAGGAGGTACAATTCCATTGACTCCTGTAAACAATATCAATTACAGATATGTTTTAACTGAAGGAAAACCATTTGGAGTTATTGAAGGAAAACATATTGTCAAAAACGATCAGGGAGAAATTGTTTTAGATGATAAAGGAAATGTAGCGTTAGAAGCTGGATTGCGCGAAGTAGGTAATGCAAATCCTGATTTTATGTTAGGATGGTCAAACACATTTAAATTTGGAGCTTTTACAGCGAACTTCTTAATAGACGGACGTTTTGGTGGTGATGTAATGAGTATTACAGAATCTATGAATGATTTTTATGGAGTATCAAAAAGAAGTGGAGATGCAAGAAATGCAGGTGGTGTTGCTGTAAATGCAGTGAAACCTGATGGTACAAAAGTAACGTCTATGCCTGCTGAGCAATATTATACTACAGTTGCCGGGGTTAATGGTGCTACAGCTGAATATGTATATGATGCTACAAATGTAAGTTTAAGAGAGGTTTCATTAGGTTATACTTTTAATAAAAAAGTACTTCCATTTGTGAATACAGCAACTTTATCATTAATCGCAAGAAATTTATTCTTTATTTATAAAGATGCACCATTTGATCCAAACATTGCTTTAAGTACAGGTCAAGGTTTACAAGGAGTTGATATTTATGGTTTACCATCAACTAGAAGTATTGGTCTTAATTTAAATGTAACTTTCTAA